In a genomic window of Vigna angularis cultivar LongXiaoDou No.4 chromosome 6, ASM1680809v1, whole genome shotgun sequence:
- the LOC108342882 gene encoding uncharacterized protein LOC108342882 gives MEVANATKRKFDDAVSNGVATDVDLSLLEAIEKSQNTVEVLDLRTLKKHVLSFERRLKENIEARLKYPNQPDRFADSEVELHDELQKLKVLAGAPELYPDLVSLNVVPSIVDLLNHDNTDIAIDVVQLLQDLTDEDVLDDNDDSARVLVDALVDNSALELLVQNLHRLNDSDSDENAAVYGTLATVENLIEVKPAVAELVCEKTKLLKWLLGKIKVREFDSNKQYASEILAILLQSSTVNQKKLGQMNGVDVVLQAVAMYKSKDPKSSDEEEMLENLFDCLCCLLMPLENKERFVKAEGVELMIIIMKQKKLAYGSAIRALDFAMTKYPPACERFVDVLGLKTAFAAFMGKIPLSKKNKKERYQEDMEERLVSLIASLFGGILRGSRRERLLSKFVENECEKIDRLMELYIRYSNRVRAETERLNQVEFDDLEMDEDEIYNRKLESGLYTLQLIAVILGHIWCSEHPQMRGRIELLLKQNKLSKKHIKDILQEYHDNIGDLDGPEEKERAQTKIQKFIMAL, from the exons ATGGAGGTAGCGAACGCCACCAAACGGAAATTCGACGACGCCGTTTCTAATGGCGTCGCCACTGATGTTGATCTGTCTCTCCTCGAAGCCATCGAGAAATCGCAGAACACCGTCGAAGTCCTCGACCTCCGAACCCTAAAGAAGCACGTTCTTTCCTTCGAGCGTCGCCTGAAGGAGAACATCGAAGCGCGCCTCAAGTACCCTAACCAACCGGACCGCTTCGCCGATTCCGAAGTCGAACTCCATGACGAGCTCCAGAAGCTCAAGGTCCTCGCTGGTGCGCCAGAGCTTTATCCGGACCTCGTCAGCCTCAACGTTGTTCCGTCAATCGTGGACCTCCTCAACCACGACAACACCGATATCGCCATCGACGTTGTTCAATTGCTGCAGGACCTCACTGATGAGGACGTTCTCGACGACAACGATGATTCTGCTAGGGTTTTGGTCGACGCGCTGGTTGATAACAGCGCTCTCGAGCTTCTGGTTCAGAATCTTCATAGATTGAATGACTCTGACTCCGACGAAAATGCTGCCGTGTATGGAACCCTCGCGACAGTGGAGAATTTGATCGAGGTGAAGCCCGCGGTGGCGGAGTTAGTTTGCGAGAAGACGAAGTTGTTGAAGTGGCTTCTTGGGAAGATCAAGGTGAGGGAATTTGATAGCAATAAGCAGTATGCTTCGGAGATTTTGGCGATTTTGTTGCAGAGTAGTACGGTGAATCAGAAGAAGCTGGGGCAGATGAATGGGGTTGATGTGGTGCTTCAGGCCGTGGCCATGTACAAGTCTAAGGATCCTAAGAGTTCTGATGAGGAGGAGATGTTAGAGAATTTGTTTGATTGCTTGTGTTGTTTGTTGATGCCATTGGAGAATAAGGAGAGGTTTGTGAAGGCTGAAGGGGTGGAGTTGATGATAATTATTATGAAGCAGAAGAAGTTGGCGTATGGGTCGGCTATTAGAGCGCTTGATTTTGCCATGACTAAATACCCGCCGGCCTGTGAACGTTTTGTGGATGTTTTGGGGTTGAAGACAGCCTTTGCAGCTTTCATGGGTAAG ATTCCCTTAAGtaagaagaacaagaaggaaAGGTACCAAGAGGATATGGAGGAGCGCCTTGTGTCACTGATTGCGTCATTATTTG GTGGAATCTTGAGGGGTTCTAGGAGAGAAAGATTATTAAGtaaatttgttgaaaatgagTGCGAGAAGATAGACAGACTGATGGAACTATACATCAG GTATTCAAATAGAGTCAGAGCAGAAACTGAAAGGTTGAATCAAGTTGAATTTGATGACTTGGAG atggatgaagatgaaataTACAATCGCAAACTAGAATCTGGACTTTACACCCTTCAG TTGATTGCTGTCATTTTGGGTCATATTTGGTGCTCAGA ACATCCACAAATGAGAGGGAGAATTGAGCTACTTCTCAAGCAGAACAAACTTAGTAAGAAGCATATAAAGGATATACTTCAG gaGTATCATGACAATATTGGTGACCTTGACGGACCAGAAGAGAAGGAGAGAGCACAGACAAAAATTCAGAAGTTCATAATGGCATTATAA
- the LOC108340996 gene encoding protein DJ-1 homolog D, whose translation MASKRVLLLCGDFMEDYEAMVPFQALQAFGVAVDAVCPGKKAGDVCRTAVHVLSGAQTYTETVGHNFALNATFDELDAASYDGLLLPGGRAPEYLAHIPGVVELVTKFVSLGKQIASICHGQLILAAAAGVVKGRKCTAFPAVKPVLVAAGAHWVEPDTMAATVVDGNLITAATYDGHPELISHFVKALGGTINGSDRRILFICGDYMEDYEVKVPFQSLQALGCHVDAVCPSKKAGDTCPTAIHDFEGDQTYSEKPGHPFSLTASFDDVDPSSYDALVIPGGRAPEYLALNESVIALVKHFFETKKPVASICHGQQILSAAGVLKGRKCTAYPAVKLNVVLSGATWLEPDPISRCFTDGNLVTGAAWPGHPEFISQLIALLGIQVSF comes from the exons ATGGCTTCTAAAAGGGTTCTTCTCCTTTGCGGGGACTTCATGGAAGACTACGAA GCCATGGTTCCCTTTCAGGCGTTGCAAGCCTTCGGTGTTGCCGTCGACGCCGTCTGTCCCGGAAAGAAGGCCGGGGATGTCTGCCGCACCGCCGTCCATGTGCTTTCCGGTGCTCAG ACCTATACTGAGACAGTTGGTCACAATTTTGCACTCAATGCAACGTTTGATGAACTTGATGCTGCAAGCTATGATGGTTTGTTGTTGCCGGGTGGGAGGGCTCCAGAGTATCTTGCTCATATTCCTGGTGTTGTAGAGCTGGTGACCAAGTTTGTCAGTTTGGGAAAACAAATTGCTAGCATTTGTCATGGACAATTGATTCTGGCTGCTGCTGCTGGAGTGGTTAAAGGTCGCAAGTGCACAGCTTTTCCTGCTGTTAAACCAGTACTGGTTGCTGCTGGTGCGCATTGGGTTGAACCTGACACCATGGCAGCAACAGTGGTGGATGGTAATCTCATTACTGCAGCTACTTATGATGGGCACCCTGAACTTATTAGCCATTTTGTGAAGGCATTAGGAGGCACAATAAACGGCTCTGATAGAAGAATCCTCTTCATTTGTGGG GATTACATGGAAGATTATGAGGTCAAGGTTCCTTTTCAGTCCCTTCAAGCTTTAGGATGCCATGTTGATGCAGTTTGCCCCTCAAAGAAGGCTGGTGACACTTGCCCAACTGCTATTCATGATTTTGAAGGAGATCAAACTTACAGTGAGAAGCCAGGACATCCATTTTCTTTAACAGCATCCTTTGATGACGTGGATCCTTCGAGCTATGATGCTCTTGTCATCCCTGGAGGTCGAGCACCTGAGTATTTGGCTTTGAATGAATCAGTCATTGCCTTGGTGAAGCATTTCTTTGAAACCAAGAAGCCAGTGGCTTCTATCTGTCATGGCCAACAGATTTTATCTGCAGCTGGTGTTCTCAAG GGGAGGAAATGCACTGCTTATCCGGCGGTGAAGCTTAATGTGGTTCTGTCAGGAGCAACATGGCTGGAGCCTGACCCTATAAGCCGTTGCTTCACTGATGGAAATCTGGTTACTGGGGCTGCATGGCCAGGGCACCCTGAGTTCATTTCTCAGTTGATCGCACTCCTTGGTATTCAAGTATCTTTCTAG